From the Hevea brasiliensis isolate MT/VB/25A 57/8 chromosome 13, ASM3005281v1, whole genome shotgun sequence genome, the window AAACTAGGACAATTGTAAAATGCATTCATCAATGGTCCTTGTAGCCTATTTCTTGATAAATAAACTTCACCGATCGATGGAGGGCAAAAGCTGGATGGCAGGTTTCCAAAGAAATTATTCTTTGAAAGATCCAAGATTTGAAGAGAAGTCATATTCCCTATCCAACTAGGGATGCTGCCAAAGAGCTGATTATCTCTCACGTCCAACACTTTCAACCGTGTGCAATTAGTTATGCTATATGGGATACTTCCAGTGAATTGATTGCCATCCAACAATAATCGAATCAATTCTTTGCAATTAGCTTGTTTTGGGAATATTTGGCCATGCAAACTATTGTTTGAAAGAATGAGCTCAGATAACGAACTGCATCCAACAATCAAGTCTTGGGGTATTATGCCTGACAAATGATTGTTGGACAAGTCTAATTCTGTCAGTTGACTCATTTTGCCAAATGATGAAGGAATGCCACCGGTGAGACCATTTCCAGACAAGTCTAGAGAATTTAAACTTGGAAAACATACTCTAATTTCTGTTGGAATAGAGCCATTGAAGTAGTTGTCAGAGATGTCTAAGTGTGAAAAATACACATGGGAATGAATTGGCAATTGGAGAGGCCCCGAAAGAGAACAGTTGGGCAAGTGAAGTGTGTATAATTTTGTGTTGTTCCTGATCAACCAATGTGGAAACTGTCCCTTCATTTTAATATTTGACATATAAACATATTCTAATTTATGCTGATAGTAGAAGAACTTGGGAAACACTCCGCCATCTCCTTGACCTGACAAATCTAGGGTCCGTAGTTGAAATTTTGGTGTCAAAGTAGGCACATCTATATCTGCATATATTTCATTCTCATAACAATCCAGGTGCTTGAGCTTTGAAAGGTTGAAGAATGGCAGAAGAGAGATTGGGATTTGGAACAGGTTGCTTGAAAGATGTAATGTGTGCATGGATGTGAGGGTCCCCAGGGGAGATAAGGAGATATTTCCGATGAAGTGATTGGAAGATAGATCTAACAGTTGAAGGGATGTTAAATTTGCTAGACATAAAGGTAAAGTGCCACTGAGATCATTGTAGCTCATATCTAGCTTTTGAAGATGTTTTAACTCGCATAAACCTAAAATTATTTATGTGAAAAGTGTTAGTACAAATCTAAAATGTGTCTATCAAATATCAATTTGTGAGGGTTAATTATGGTAAAAAAGACATTCTAAGCTTTGCTTTCaaatatattttcatttttagAAATGTATAAACAagtaatttgaaatttttgaaagaCTAGTAAGGGTctatgtttattttttatttatttattttttttataaaatgataTACTAAACTTTATTAAAATGTCTTAAGTCcgcaaataatataaaaattttaaaaattattttatttattgcatACTACTGCATC encodes:
- the LOC131171823 gene encoding cuscuta receptor 1-like isoform X1, whose protein sequence is MSYNDLSGTLPLCLANLTSLQLLDLSSNHFIGNISLSPLGTLTSMHTLHLSSNLFQIPISLLPFFNLSKLKHLDCYENEIYADIDVPTLTPKFQLRTLDLSGQGDGGVFPKFFYYQHKLEYVYMSNIKMKGQFPHWLIRNNTKLYTLHLPNCSLSGPLQLPIHSHVYFSHLDISDNYFNGSIPTEIRVCFPSLNSLDLSGNGLTGGIPSSFGKMSQLTELDLSNNHLSGIIPQDLIVGCSSLSELILSNNSLHGQIFPKQANCKELIRLLLDGNQFTGSIPYSITNCTRLKVLDVRDNQLFGSIPSWIGNMTSLQILDLSKNNFFGNLPSSFCPPSIGEVYLSRNRLQGPLMNAFYNCPSLMILDLRHNNFTRRIPEWIGNFSALTYLLLGYNNLEGKIPIQLCNLTQLRLVDLSNNNLFGHVPPCISIDSNWVRGIQDVDDRFITYIREQPLEFTTKRISYYFRGRVLKLISGLDLSCNNLTGKIPAELGNLSMIQVLNLSHNSLTGLIPQSFSNLKQIESLDLSYNKLNGKIPQLTQLHWLAVFSVAHNNLSGKTPEMVAQFATFDNSSYEGNPFLCGPPLSKSCFSSSIMPRVSEEDKKDHKRDGGFMDMDAFYVSFLISYALVLLTMAAILFINPYWRRAWFYMIGLSLTNLYYFLVDNIPFWFRCY